A part of Streptomyces sp. NBC_00557 genomic DNA contains:
- a CDS encoding HAD family hydrolase: MRHDLVIFDNDGVLVDSEPISNRHLAAYLTELGHPTSYEDSIRDYMGSAMHRIHELVLERTGQRLPDDFDDVFHARVFAAFERELQPVEGVAGVLEKLAADGVPYCVASSGSHARIRVGHRTTGLDRWFPQERIFSSEDVGRGKPAPDLFLYAAQRMGVAPGRCLVVEDSPLGVQAAVAAGMTVYGFTAMTPAEKLAGADQLFSSMGELADLLV; the protein is encoded by the coding sequence ATGCGCCATGACCTTGTCATCTTCGACAACGACGGGGTGCTCGTCGACAGCGAGCCCATATCCAACCGGCATCTGGCCGCCTATCTGACCGAGCTGGGGCACCCGACGTCGTACGAGGACTCCATCCGGGACTACATGGGCTCGGCGATGCACCGGATCCATGAGCTCGTCCTGGAGCGGACGGGGCAGCGGCTGCCGGACGACTTCGACGACGTCTTCCACGCGCGCGTGTTCGCCGCGTTCGAGCGTGAACTGCAGCCCGTGGAGGGCGTGGCCGGGGTACTCGAGAAGCTGGCTGCGGACGGAGTGCCGTACTGCGTGGCCTCGTCGGGGAGTCATGCGCGGATCCGGGTCGGGCACCGTACGACCGGGCTCGACCGGTGGTTCCCTCAGGAGCGGATCTTCAGCTCCGAGGATGTGGGGCGCGGGAAGCCGGCGCCGGATCTCTTCCTGTACGCCGCGCAGCGGATGGGGGTGGCGCCCGGGCGGTGCCTGGTCGTGGAGGACTCTCCGCTGGGCGTGCAGGCGGCCGTGGCCGCCGGGATGACCGTCTACGGGTTCACCGCGATGACGCCGGCGGAGAAGCTCGCAGGAGCCGACCAACTCTTCTCCTCCATGGGAGAGTTGGCTGACCTGCTGGTTTGA